A region of Thermococcus piezophilus DNA encodes the following proteins:
- a CDS encoding transposase, producing the protein MEVVRKLQGVYGLTLVLMMYLYPLTIVGLLLLRRVLEKLGREELGHAVRLSTVAFLLSMPLYVAKIFLGISGWAKVLGITPIETSPLVYNGVHVVFLFLQALSLYYIYKTLDVLAGMTEQTILRTAGLILILSIPMHFVSINVYFAATLTGLVLILFGLENAKDVVAW; encoded by the coding sequence ATGGAAGTAGTAAGGAAGCTCCAGGGGGTCTATGGGCTAACGCTGGTTCTCATGATGTACCTCTACCCCCTCACTATAGTGGGCCTGCTCCTTCTTAGGAGAGTGCTCGAAAAGCTCGGCAGAGAAGAGCTCGGCCACGCGGTTAGGCTTTCGACAGTTGCCTTTCTCCTCTCGATGCCACTCTACGTGGCGAAGATATTCCTCGGCATATCTGGCTGGGCGAAAGTGCTCGGAATAACTCCAATTGAAACGAGCCCGCTCGTTTACAACGGCGTTCACGTGGTCTTCCTGTTTCTGCAGGCGCTCTCACTCTACTACATTTACAAGACCCTCGACGTGCTTGCCGGGATGACCGAACAGACGATACTGAGAACCGCTGGACTGATTTTGATACTCTCAATCCCGATGCACTTCGTCAGCATCAACGTCTACTTTGCCGCGACGCTAACTGGACTGGTGCTCATCCTGTTCGGTTTAGAAAATGCCAAGGACGTAGTTGCATGGTAG
- a CDS encoding molybdopterin-guanine dinucleotide biosynthesis protein MobB: MKAISFVGYKKSGKTATLEAVARVLKERGYRVAIAKSMHADFDRENSDTWRFSKIADAVIVKAHDTDALLFRAKDINALFSMVNADFLLLEGFKSVQHLPRVICARDAKDILELNKGLAIAVSGIIAESGIDEVDGLPVINALTEPERLADLIEKRAFMLPNIDCRMCGYKCAEMARMIVKGEKTLNDCRVLSSKPKVTVRIDGQVLPMKDWVQELVEKTIKGMLSAMKGYRGGRKIEIIIRDY; encoded by the coding sequence ATGAAGGCCATATCCTTTGTTGGTTATAAAAAGAGCGGGAAAACAGCGACCCTTGAAGCAGTCGCAAGAGTTCTGAAAGAGCGCGGTTACAGAGTTGCGATAGCCAAGAGCATGCATGCAGACTTCGACAGAGAGAACAGCGACACTTGGCGCTTCTCAAAGATTGCCGATGCTGTCATCGTGAAGGCCCACGACACTGATGCGCTCCTCTTCAGGGCCAAGGACATAAATGCCCTCTTTTCGATGGTCAACGCCGATTTTCTTCTGTTGGAGGGCTTTAAATCGGTGCAACACTTGCCCAGGGTCATCTGTGCGAGAGATGCCAAGGACATCCTCGAGCTCAACAAGGGTCTAGCGATAGCGGTGAGTGGGATCATAGCCGAAAGTGGGATTGACGAGGTTGACGGATTGCCGGTTATAAACGCCCTCACCGAGCCCGAGAGGCTCGCAGACCTTATAGAGAAGCGCGCCTTCATGCTGCCCAACATAGACTGCAGGATGTGTGGGTACAAGTGCGCCGAGATGGCGAGGATGATTGTCAAAGGCGAGAAAACGCTCAACGACTGTAGGGTTCTCAGCTCAAAGCCGAAGGTCACCGTCAGGATAGACGGCCAAGTTCTTCCAATGAAGGACTGGGTACAGGAGCTCGTCGAGAAGACGATTAAGGGTATGCTCTCGGCAATGAAGGGTTACAGGGGTGGGAGGAAGATAGAAATAATCATAAGGGATTATTGA
- a CDS encoding LSm family protein: MSEGKQYLLDKTLETWKGKRVALAVSSEHSFTGILEGFDEEVILLKDVVDIVGNKAKALIVKIDDLNWIMLL, from the coding sequence ATGAGCGAGGGGAAGCAGTACCTCCTCGACAAGACGCTCGAAACTTGGAAGGGAAAGAGGGTAGCGTTAGCCGTTAGCAGCGAACATTCTTTCACTGGAATACTCGAGGGCTTCGACGAGGAGGTTATTCTCCTGAAGGACGTCGTGGACATAGTCGGCAACAAGGCCAAGGCTCTGATAGTTAAAATCGATGACCTTAACTGGATAATGCTCCTCTGA
- a CDS encoding Hsp20/alpha crystallin family protein, producing the protein MVWRRDRPYWDPFDIMREIQEEIDAIFRDFMRGPRLWSNREGPAYEELTSEVWREPFVDIFDSGDEFVITAELPGVRKEDIKVRVTDDTVYIEAQVRRKKELEREGAIKIERYYSGYRRVIRLPEEVIPEKTKAKYNNGVLEIRIPKKHPTKKEGEGFEVKIE; encoded by the coding sequence GTGGTCTGGAGGAGGGACCGCCCTTACTGGGACCCGTTCGACATAATGAGAGAAATCCAGGAGGAGATTGACGCAATATTCAGGGACTTCATGCGCGGACCAAGGCTCTGGAGCAACCGCGAGGGGCCAGCTTACGAAGAGCTTACCAGCGAGGTCTGGAGGGAGCCATTCGTTGACATCTTCGACAGTGGCGACGAGTTCGTCATCACTGCCGAGCTTCCAGGAGTCAGAAAGGAGGACATCAAGGTCAGGGTTACTGACGACACGGTTTACATCGAGGCTCAGGTCAGGCGCAAGAAGGAGCTTGAGCGCGAGGGAGCCATAAAGATCGAGCGCTACTACAGCGGCTACAGGAGAGTCATCAGGCTCCCGGAGGAGGTCATCCCGGAGAAGACCAAGGCCAAGTACAACAACGGCGTCCTTGAAATCAGGATTCCAAAGAAGCACCCGACCAAGAAGGAAGGAGAGGGCTTCGAGGTTAAGATTGAGTGA
- a CDS encoding Mut7-C RNAse domain-containing protein translates to MKFIADMMLGRLARWLRLYGYDTLYGITDDEGIIQVALAEGRVILTRDSGLAERAKKLGAEVIHLSSNFLEEQVEELKKYSLEFRELFPANARCPKCNGPIRPVKKEEIKGKVPQSVYERYDEFYVCGNCEQIYWPGRQWREMLKIDKRLRRI, encoded by the coding sequence TCGCTGACATGATGCTGGGTCGTTTGGCAAGATGGCTCCGCCTTTACGGCTACGATACTCTCTACGGCATCACGGACGACGAGGGGATAATTCAAGTTGCACTCGCCGAGGGGAGAGTAATACTCACGAGGGACTCTGGCTTGGCTGAAAGGGCAAAAAAGCTCGGGGCTGAGGTAATCCACCTCTCCTCGAACTTCCTTGAAGAACAGGTTGAGGAGCTCAAAAAGTACAGCTTGGAGTTCAGGGAGCTCTTTCCGGCCAATGCGAGGTGTCCAAAGTGCAACGGTCCGATAAGGCCTGTTAAGAAAGAAGAGATTAAAGGGAAAGTTCCACAGAGTGTTTATGAACGCTACGACGAGTTCTACGTCTGCGGGAACTGCGAGCAGATATACTGGCCAGGAAGGCAGTGGAGGGAGATGCTCAAAATCGACAAGAGGCTGAGGAGGATTTAA
- a CDS encoding 6-hydroxymethylpterin diphosphokinase MptE-like protein — translation MEWKEWEPFYLRIVREMGYSIEKDREAAQILRALLLEGDEYILKEELGAVIERKIYVFGAGPSLEKALEKFDFSDGTLIAADGATSALLEFGLVPDIVVTDLDGRIPDLKIANDRGSFLVIHAHGDNIEKMNVYVPIFQRILGTCQTEPLDIVYNFGGFTDGDRAAFLAEALGAREIVLVGFDFGETVGKWSKPSLREHSPVWESKRKKFVFAQELLKWLEGNGSAKVTWFSALDL, via the coding sequence ATGGAGTGGAAGGAATGGGAGCCATTCTACCTCAGGATCGTCCGGGAGATGGGTTATTCCATTGAGAAAGACCGCGAAGCTGCCCAAATACTGCGAGCACTTCTGTTGGAAGGTGATGAGTATATCCTGAAGGAGGAGCTTGGGGCGGTTATCGAGAGGAAGATCTACGTTTTTGGTGCGGGTCCAAGTCTGGAAAAGGCCCTGGAAAAGTTTGACTTCTCTGACGGGACTCTCATAGCGGCTGATGGGGCAACGTCAGCCTTACTTGAGTTTGGATTGGTTCCCGATATAGTAGTCACCGACTTGGACGGCAGAATTCCTGATCTGAAAATAGCCAACGATAGAGGGTCTTTCTTGGTAATCCACGCCCACGGCGACAACATCGAGAAAATGAATGTTTATGTACCCATCTTCCAGCGAATTCTCGGGACGTGCCAGACGGAGCCTCTTGACATTGTTTACAACTTTGGAGGTTTCACCGACGGAGATAGGGCCGCTTTTCTTGCAGAGGCCCTCGGGGCGAGGGAGATAGTTCTTGTCGGCTTCGACTTCGGGGAAACCGTCGGAAAGTGGAGCAAACCCAGCCTGAGGGAGCACTCCCCCGTCTGGGAGAGCAAGAGGAAGAAGTTTGTCTTCGCCCAGGAACTGTTAAAATGGCTGGAGGGGAATGGGAGCGCTAAAGTCACGTGGTTTTCGGCTTTAGACTTATAG
- a CDS encoding mechanosensitive ion channel domain-containing protein, giving the protein MDLGRLIYALLIIAAGSLISKLVGLGIRKSMTKFNLRDIILDFLEYFVVVVGVMFSIFSALSYLGYRIEGLTISVTAFIGILMGFGLHDMLNNIAAGAWISAVRPFEIGGYVNL; this is encoded by the coding sequence ATGGATCTTGGGAGGCTAATTTATGCACTCCTCATAATCGCGGCCGGATCGTTAATTTCAAAGCTTGTAGGGCTCGGCATAAGAAAATCGATGACCAAGTTTAACCTGCGCGACATCATCCTCGACTTCCTCGAGTACTTTGTCGTCGTTGTGGGAGTCATGTTCTCAATCTTCTCCGCCCTAAGCTACCTCGGCTATCGGATAGAGGGGCTGACGATAAGCGTCACCGCCTTCATCGGCATCCTCATGGGCTTTGGACTGCACGACATGCTGAACAACATAGCAGCTGGGGCGTGGATCTCGGCGGTCAGACCTTTCGAGATAGGTGGCTATGTGAACCTGTGA
- a CDS encoding M67 family metallopeptidase, whose amino-acid sequence MKLMIRQGNLKQIIETARKSEIEICGFLFGRKKEGEAIVEKIRFITNRLNSSTGFEMEPLEMVQTIDEAEERGLEVVGIFHSHLKCPPRPSGNDLPGMMLWPVVWLIVDDNGNYRAFVLEGEKVLEVPVEIVSSITDRWQRGSKKGEC is encoded by the coding sequence ATGAAGTTAATGATTCGACAAGGAAATCTAAAGCAGATTATCGAGACGGCAAGGAAATCCGAAATCGAAATATGCGGCTTCCTATTTGGAAGGAAGAAAGAAGGGGAGGCTATTGTTGAAAAAATTCGCTTCATCACCAATCGCCTGAACTCATCCACAGGGTTTGAAATGGAGCCCCTTGAAATGGTGCAGACCATAGATGAGGCAGAGGAAAGGGGACTTGAAGTTGTCGGCATCTTCCACTCCCACCTAAAGTGCCCACCGAGGCCGAGCGGGAATGATCTGCCTGGTATGATGCTCTGGCCAGTTGTGTGGCTGATAGTTGATGATAATGGAAACTACAGAGCTTTTGTGCTTGAGGGAGAGAAAGTTCTGGAAGTTCCTGTTGAAATCGTGAGTAGCATTACGGACCGATGGCAAAGAGGGTCAAAAAAGGGAGAATGTTGA
- a CDS encoding mechanosensitive ion channel domain-containing protein: MNLKDYKGVVKEINATNIVLIGNDRETVTIPTKLVWNAPIVRFEEKKTKE, encoded by the coding sequence GTGAACCTGAAGGACTACAAGGGCGTCGTCAAGGAAATAAACGCCACAAACATTGTTCTAATCGGGAACGACAGAGAGACCGTCACCATTCCCACCAAACTCGTCTGGAACGCGCCCATCGTGAGGTTCGAAGAAAAGAAGACCAAAGAATGA
- a CDS encoding CDC48 family AAA ATPase yields MIEKREVKLKVASAYQRDVGRGIVRIDRKAMREIDVQPGDIIEIIGTKNTAAVVWPAYPEDEGLNIIRMDGTIRKNAGVGLGDEVTVRKAEVKEAKKVIVAPTEPIRFGHDFIEWLHSRLVGRPVVRGDYIKVGILGQELTFVVTTTTPAGIVQITEFTDFTVSEKPVKEVSKTAALGVTYEDIGGLKDVIQKIREMIELPLKHPEIFEKLGIEPPKGVLLYGPPGTGKTLLAKAVANEANAHFIAINGPEIMSKFYGESEERLREVFNEAEENAPAIIFIDEIDAIAPKREETHGEVEKRVVSQLLTLMDGLKSRGKVIVIAATNRPDAIDPALRRPGRFDRELEVGVPDKQGRKEILQIHTRGMPIEPEFMVSKVKKILENLRGDERFRDVIDRAIEKVERAKTEEEIKEILMELDERLYDEVKVKLIDDLLEELAEKTHGFVGADLAALAREAAMAALRRLIKEGKIDFEAEHIPKEVLEELKVTKRDFYEALKMVEPSALREVLLEVPNVRWDDIGGLEDVKQELKEAVEWPLKYPEAFLGLGITPPKGILLYGPPGTGKTLLAKAVATESEANFIAIRGPEVLSKWVGESEKNIREIFRKARQAAPTVIFIDEIDAIASRRGTDVNRVTDRLINQLLTEMDGIAENSGVVVIAATNRPDIIDPALLRPGRFDRMILVPAPDEKARLEILKVHTRNVPLAGDISLEELAKRTEGYTGADIAAVVREAAMLAMRKALQEGIIKPGMKADEIRRKVKVTMKDFEEALEKIGPSVSKETMEYYKRIQEQFKQSRGA; encoded by the coding sequence ATGATCGAAAAGAGAGAAGTTAAGCTGAAGGTCGCGTCTGCATATCAGCGCGACGTTGGAAGAGGGATAGTTAGGATAGACAGAAAAGCCATGCGCGAGATTGACGTCCAGCCGGGTGATATCATCGAGATCATCGGAACCAAGAACACCGCCGCGGTCGTTTGGCCAGCTTACCCAGAGGATGAGGGACTTAACATCATTAGGATGGATGGAACCATCAGGAAGAACGCTGGAGTTGGACTTGGCGACGAGGTTACGGTCAGAAAGGCAGAGGTCAAGGAAGCCAAAAAGGTCATAGTTGCCCCGACCGAGCCGATACGCTTTGGGCACGACTTCATTGAGTGGCTCCACAGCAGGCTCGTCGGTAGGCCAGTCGTCAGGGGAGACTACATCAAGGTAGGCATACTAGGTCAGGAGCTTACCTTCGTCGTCACCACGACAACTCCAGCTGGTATAGTCCAGATAACTGAGTTTACCGACTTCACCGTCAGCGAGAAGCCCGTCAAGGAGGTCAGCAAGACGGCAGCACTCGGCGTCACATACGAGGACATAGGTGGCCTCAAGGACGTCATCCAGAAGATCAGGGAGATGATAGAGCTCCCGCTCAAGCATCCGGAGATATTCGAGAAGCTCGGCATCGAGCCGCCGAAGGGTGTGCTCCTCTACGGTCCACCTGGAACTGGAAAGACGCTCCTCGCTAAGGCCGTCGCCAACGAGGCTAACGCCCACTTCATAGCCATCAACGGGCCAGAGATAATGAGCAAATTCTACGGTGAGAGCGAGGAAAGGCTCAGAGAGGTATTCAATGAGGCAGAGGAGAACGCCCCAGCGATAATCTTCATAGACGAGATTGACGCAATTGCTCCCAAGAGGGAAGAGACCCACGGCGAAGTCGAGAAGAGGGTCGTCTCGCAGTTGCTTACCCTGATGGATGGCCTCAAGAGCCGCGGAAAGGTCATAGTCATTGCCGCCACCAACAGGCCCGATGCGATAGATCCGGCCCTCAGAAGGCCAGGAAGGTTCGACCGCGAGCTCGAGGTAGGCGTGCCAGACAAGCAAGGCAGAAAAGAGATACTCCAGATACACACCAGAGGGATGCCAATCGAGCCAGAGTTCATGGTCAGCAAGGTCAAGAAGATACTCGAAAACCTTCGTGGCGACGAGCGCTTCAGGGATGTCATCGACAGGGCCATAGAGAAGGTGGAAAGGGCCAAGACCGAGGAGGAAATCAAGGAGATACTCATGGAGCTCGATGAGAGGCTCTACGATGAGGTCAAGGTCAAGCTCATCGACGACCTGCTGGAGGAGCTGGCCGAGAAGACCCACGGCTTCGTTGGAGCTGATCTGGCAGCGCTGGCAAGAGAGGCAGCAATGGCCGCTCTGAGGAGGCTCATCAAGGAGGGCAAGATAGACTTCGAGGCTGAGCACATACCGAAGGAGGTCTTGGAGGAGCTCAAGGTCACCAAGAGGGACTTCTACGAGGCCCTCAAGATGGTCGAGCCGTCAGCGCTCAGGGAGGTGCTCCTCGAGGTTCCGAACGTCCGCTGGGACGACATCGGTGGCCTTGAAGATGTTAAGCAGGAGCTCAAAGAGGCCGTCGAGTGGCCGCTCAAGTACCCGGAGGCCTTCCTTGGACTGGGCATAACCCCACCGAAGGGAATACTCCTCTACGGTCCACCGGGAACCGGTAAGACGCTATTAGCCAAGGCAGTGGCCACGGAGAGCGAAGCCAACTTCATCGCCATAAGGGGGCCAGAGGTGCTCAGCAAGTGGGTCGGTGAAAGCGAGAAGAACATCCGCGAGATATTCCGCAAGGCCAGGCAGGCTGCCCCGACGGTGATATTCATCGATGAGATTGACGCCATAGCATCGCGTAGGGGAACCGACGTTAACAGGGTCACCGACAGGCTCATCAATCAGCTGCTCACCGAGATGGACGGCATAGCAGAGAACAGCGGTGTAGTGGTTATAGCAGCTACCAACAGGCCAGACATCATAGATCCAGCCCTGCTGAGGCCTGGACGCTTTGACAGAATGATACTCGTGCCAGCGCCGGACGAGAAGGCCAGACTGGAGATACTCAAAGTCCACACCAGGAACGTGCCGCTCGCTGGGGACATCAGCCTCGAGGAGCTCGCCAAGAGAACGGAGGGTTACACCGGAGCTGACATAGCGGCAGTGGTCAGGGAGGCTGCCATGCTAGCCATGAGGAAGGCCCTCCAGGAGGGCATCATCAAGCCTGGAATGAAGGCCGATGAGATACGCAGGAAAGTCAAGGTCACGATGAAGGACTTCGAGGAGGCACTGGAGAAGATAGGCCCGAGCGTGAGCAAGGAGACCATGGAGTACTACAAGAGAATCCAGGAGCAGTTCAAGCAGTCACGCGGAGCGTGA